From the Candidatus Manganitrophaceae bacterium genome, the window CTCTTCTTGAGATCGTTCCAGAAAGAGGAGATCGGAACCGAGGCTCATAAAGTCTTTCGGCAGAGACGTAGAGATATCGTAAAGGATTTTAAAAAAGGGCCAATACAGAGATTTAACGAGAAGCAAGCCGCGCGGCCTTTTGAGAGACGGCCTCACACTCGGCTGAAACGGAGAGCCTCTCCGGAGAAAGTATACCGGTGGATCGCTTCACCGGCAAGCGAGAATTGCACCGGGTCACCGCGCCAAAGAGGTCGAAAGGGGATTCTTCAAGGTCGGTTGATGGAAAGGGAATGGCCGCCGCTTCGTCTACTCCCGGCGCAGCGCCGCATCGACACTCCAGAGGCCGCCGCCGGCGGCGGAGATGTATAAAAAGACGAAGCAGTAAAGGGCGGCGAGCTCTCCGTGGTTGATGATCGGAAAAAGCGCCTGCGTTCCATGCATCATCCAATAGGCCGCCGCCATCAGCCCGCTGCAGAGGAATGCCGCCCCATGGGTGAAGAGGCCGATCATCACCAGCGTCCCGCCGATCAGCTCGATCGGACCGGCAATCGCCACGATGAATCCGGGAAGCCCCGCCGGCGCCGCGACCGGAAAGCCGAGCAACTTCTGGCTGCCATGCCACAAAAAGAGAAGTCCGACGGCGATCCGCATCAAGGCATAGGTTTGGGGCGCAAACGATTTCATGAACATCGATCCCTCCATTGAAGGTTGCGGGGGCAGCCCCAAAGGGAGGATAAGGGATCAACCGCTTTCTGTCAATCGGGCCGCCGCAGGCCGATCCATTTCTGACACCCTCCGAAGCGGCGCAACCCACCACAGCCGGCGCATTCGGCTCTCTCATTCAAATGCCTTAATGAAGGCGGGCTTCCAAAGCGTGGTAGAAGTCGACCCCATCCTCTTGAGAGAGGAGCGCTGGGGCCGCGTCTCGGAGCCGTTGGAGAAAAGCGTCATACCGCTCCGGCCGCCGGCGGATCTGATAATAGGCCGAGAGGTACGCTCCTCCTCCCCGGGCAATCTCCTCTTTAAACCGGTGGTGGTTCGAGATGACGAAAGCGGCCCGGCTTCTCCGGTGGTCCTCCAGAAGGTTTGACCGCTTCTCTTCCGGCTCGAGGTCAATGTAGTAGGAATTAGGATCGTACTTCGTCATCGCCCCCGTCATCGCGTCGATGCCCCAGCTGGTCGCTCCGCCGGTGGTGGTAAAAAACCCAAAATTAAAGAGCGCCACCGGCTCCACCGTCCGCATCAACGGAAGCTCCTTTGTTTTGTACCCTTCCTTCCGGATATTGAGATTTTTCTGCTCGAAGGTACTCCGCTTAAAGGTGCGGGTCAGCGGCGTCGTCCCAAGCGGCTCGACCCCAAGATAGACCTCGGCCCCCGGCGGCTCGGTTTTAATCGTGACGGTATCTTCCCTTTGGGAAAACATCGTCGCACAGCCAGCAAATAAGAAGAAAAACAATAAGACGAAAGCGATCAATCGATCCATCCCCATCTCCTGTCAAAAAGGGATTAAAAATCGGCAACAAAACCCTCGACCTCTTTTAAACCGTATACCGGCTGCCGTCGAAGACCGTCTCTCCATCGATCTCAACCCGCTCCACCGCCGCAAAAACATCGACATGAAATTTCCCGCTTTTCGGAAAACCGGGCTTGGTATAAAGGGAGTGCTTCGCGCCAAGCGAGAGGTGGATTCCGAGCATCCGCTCATACGCGCCGATGTCGCTCAGCCGCCGGGTGCGGGTCAGCGCACGGTTCATCCCAAAGCCGAGCTCGCGCACCCAGACCGTCCGCTCCTCGGCGCGGATCCGATCCAACACGGCCTGAAACGCCGGGGGCGCCTCGGGCGCCTCGACCAGGATTCCTTCTTGAATCGTGACGGAGAAGGGTTCCTCCGGCGCGTGGACGGTAAAGTCGGTGTCTCCGAAGGCGAAGATCTTGAGCGCGCCGTTCACCCGCCGGACCTCCTTCGGCTCGGAGAAGACCTCTCCGATCGGGAACTGCCCCCCGGTATTTTTCATCTCCCGGTAATCGCCGATGTTCATCTTGGCGGTCTCAAAGGAGGAGTCGTAAACCAGCGCGGTCCCCGGGCAGATCACGTCGATCCGGGCCGCCCGATCGATCCGTCTTTTCAACGCCGGTCCGACCGACCGGTAATAGTCCGGATCATACGCCAGCGCGTCGATGTAGGTCGCAAGCTCCCCTTCCGGAATCCGCCCGAGATGCGGATGCTCGATCACCTTCAACCCCCGGCTGAAGAGCTCGACCCGAAACCGGAATTCATTCAGGCGAAAGCTGGTCGATTGAATCAGCGCCACCAGCGCCTTCGGCGGCAGCGCATTCACCGCGGCCAAGATCTCGCTCGCCGTGACCTGGTCGAAATTCAGCACCGCGGCATTCGGCAGCGCCGCCCGATAGGCGTCCGCAAGGAGCTTCGACAAATCCGACTGTGCATCGAAGACCAAGAGGGCGGCAGCCTCGGGCGGGTGCGCTAAGGCGAGGGTCAGGGTGTCCCGAACGTGGGCGTCGGCGCGCGCAAGCAGTGAAGCATCGGTCATCGGGTCCCTCTCTCCTGAATCCTTTTTACGCCGGCGGATGGCGCGAGTGCTTTGTCTGATTCCATCCTTCGGAACGTCGATCTTTCTTCTTTCAATCTTCCGCCGAGCGCTTGAGAGTATATCTCTTTTCGTGGCGCGCTTCCAGCCGGGGATCGGACGATTCGGGGGGCGATTCAGCGGAAAGAAAAGCCGATCAAAATAAAACTGCCCCGACCGGAGCAGGTCCGGGTCGGGGCAGTTTTCGTGCAAAAGAAATTCCGCTTAGGAAATCAGTCTCACGTTGGTGGCTTGAGGGCCCTTCTGGCCTTGGGTCACCTCGAATTCGACTTCATTTCCCTCTTCGAGGGATTTGTAGCCTTCTCCCGCGATGGCGGAAAAGTGGACGAACACATCCGCTTCGCCGTCGTTGCGCGTGATAAATCCGTAACCCTTGCTGCCATTGAACCACTTCACTTTGCCATTGATCATTTGTGTTTCTCCATATGGTTTGTTTGAGCCCACTGCCACAACGTGTGTGAAATAAAAAAAGCCGCCGTCCTTTGAGAGGGCTGCGGCTTTCACTTACTTTGATGCACCATCTACAATGAGCTGTCTGAACTATACAGGGATCTAAAAATAAAGTCAACCTGGATTTATAAGAATTTTCAGCTCCCCCTTCTCATTTGTATGAAGCGACAAAAAAAGGTATAGTGGAGCATACTTTCACAGGAGAAAGGTCAATCATCGATATGGATAGAGAAGAGCGGCTTAGAAAAAACTGGGGCAACAAACCTTGCAATCATTCCGAAATTCAAAGAGAAAAACACGATCTCGGCGGCG encodes:
- a CDS encoding cold-shock protein, which produces MINGKVKWFNGSKGYGFITRNDGEADVFVHFSAIAGEGYKSLEEGNEVEFEVTQGQKGPQATNVRLIS
- a CDS encoding DoxX family protein; the protein is MEGSMFMKSFAPQTYALMRIAVGLLFLWHGSQKLLGFPVAAPAGLPGFIVAIAGPIELIGGTLVMIGLFTHGAAFLCSGLMAAAYWMMHGTQALFPIINHGELAALYCFVFLYISAAGGGLWSVDAALRRE
- a CDS encoding PEGA domain-containing protein, with amino-acid sequence MDRLIAFVLLFFFLFAGCATMFSQREDTVTIKTEPPGAEVYLGVEPLGTTPLTRTFKRSTFEQKNLNIRKEGYKTKELPLMRTVEPVALFNFGFFTTTGGATSWGIDAMTGAMTKYDPNSYYIDLEPEEKRSNLLEDHRRSRAAFVISNHHRFKEEIARGGGAYLSAYYQIRRRPERYDAFLQRLRDAAPALLSQEDGVDFYHALEARLH